In Myxococcus virescens, a single window of DNA contains:
- a CDS encoding RNA polymerase sigma factor region1.1 domain-containing protein, giving the protein MENRIGKSYIARKALFAKGLKEGRLTVQEIEEALPAGTLTAAERWLLYYSLRAAQVEIIDEVTGQVDHGFMAESPAAPQEH; this is encoded by the coding sequence GTGGAGAACAGGATCGGTAAGAGCTACATCGCCCGCAAGGCCCTCTTCGCGAAGGGGCTCAAGGAGGGCCGGCTCACGGTTCAGGAGATTGAGGAGGCCCTGCCGGCGGGAACCCTGACGGCGGCGGAGCGGTGGCTCCTCTATTACTCGCTCCGGGCCGCCCAGGTGGAAATCATCGACGAGGTGACAGGGCAGGTGGACCACGGCTTCATGGCCGAGTCTCCCGCCGCGCCGCAGGAGCACTAG
- a CDS encoding nucleotide exchange factor GrpE, which yields MAGNTRTDAAPEATQQPPSANSEGPVSAAEETSSQQQAPEEHAAAGQDAERERMAAELETLRKKFDIAVRAVQAAEKDREEFKQRVTRERERMLDVERGNVAITLLEAIDELDRCLSVSAQDTSPLAEGVRMIRAELLRKAQSTGIERLEVVGQPFDPNTADAVDMEVTTTPDEDHRIVAELRAGYRLKDRIIRPARVKVAKYVAPVQA from the coding sequence ATGGCCGGTAACACCCGCACCGACGCAGCCCCCGAAGCCACCCAGCAGCCCCCCTCCGCCAACAGCGAGGGACCTGTTTCCGCCGCCGAGGAGACTTCCTCCCAGCAGCAGGCTCCGGAGGAGCACGCGGCTGCCGGCCAGGACGCGGAGCGGGAGCGGATGGCCGCGGAGCTGGAGACGCTTCGCAAGAAGTTCGACATTGCCGTCCGCGCGGTGCAGGCCGCGGAGAAGGACCGCGAGGAGTTCAAGCAGCGCGTGACGCGGGAGCGTGAGCGCATGCTGGACGTGGAGCGCGGCAACGTGGCCATCACGCTGCTGGAGGCCATTGACGAGTTGGACCGGTGCCTGTCCGTCAGCGCCCAGGACACCTCGCCGCTGGCCGAGGGCGTCCGGATGATCCGTGCCGAGCTCTTGCGCAAGGCGCAGTCCACGGGCATCGAGCGCCTCGAGGTCGTCGGGCAGCCCTTCGACCCGAACACGGCCGATGCGGTCGACATGGAAGTGACCACCACGCCGGACGAGGACCACCGCATCGTCGCCGAGCTGCGTGCGGGCTACCGGCTGAAGGACCGCATCATCCGTCCGGCCCGGGTGAAGGTGGCGAAGTACGTCGCCCCCGTCCAGGCCTGA